The following proteins are co-located in the Solanum pennellii chromosome 1, SPENNV200 genome:
- the LOC107009319 gene encoding histone-lysine N-methyltransferase SUVR3, whose translation MNKQQRTGESEKDDDGAGIFCRLAHLVLPYLEPAGLASVSATCKVLHVVSKAITSTRISDASRNLENYPIPFFNSADSELYANFIYSPVQTLPTFPSIPWGGESGRVKPDPFLVRVEGAYGCDCESCDLDSGSNCACVDFSELPTRECGPSCGCGLECGNRVTQKGISVKLKVVKDRRKGWSLCAAEFIPKGKFICEYAGELLTTEEARNRQRLYDKRTKSGHFSPALLVVKEHLPSGNACMRINIDATRIGNIARFINHSCDGGNLSTLIVRNSGALLPRVCFFSSRIISENEELAFSYGDTTVNSTGSQCFCSSACCSGILPAEHT comes from the exons ATGAACAAACAACAGAGAACCGGCGAATCGGAAAAAGATGACGACGGCGCCGGAATATTTTGCCGGTTAGCTCATCTTGTCTTGCCATACTTAGAGCCGGCCGGTCTAGCCTCCGTTTCAGCAACCTGCAAAGTGTTACATGTAGTTTCCAAGGCTATTACTTCAACACGAATCTCCGATGCTTCTAGAAACTTGGAGAATTACCCTATTCCTTTCTTCAACTCTGCCGATTCCGAGCTTTACGCCAATTTCATCTATTCCCCTGTTCAGACCTTACCCACCTTTCCATCCATCCCATGGGGAGGTGAATCGGGTCGGGTTAAGCCGGATCCGTTTCTAGTTCGGGTGGAGGGTGCTTATGGGTGCGATTGTGAGAGTTGCGACTTGGACTCCGGTTCTAATTGCGCATGTGTGGATTTTTCTGAGTTGCCGACCCGAGAATGCGGGCCAAGTTGCGGTTGCGGGTTGGAGTGTGGTAATAGGGTAACTCAGAAAGGAATTTCAGTGAAGCTGAAGGTTGTGAAGGATAGGAGAAAAGGCTGGAGCTTGTGTGCTGCTGAATTCATTCCAAAAGGGAAATTCATATGCGAGTATGCAG GAGAACTTTTGACCACTGAGGAAGCAAGAAATCGCCAGAGGCTATATGACAAACGTACGAAGAGTGGCCACTTTTCACCTGCACTCCTGGTTGTGAAGGAGCACCTTCCATCTGGAAATGCGTGTATGAGGATCAACATTGATGCTACCAGAATCGGCAATATTGCCCGCTTCATTAACCATTCCTGTGATGGTGGTAACCTTTCTACATTGATAGTGCGAAATTCTGGAGCTCTGCTACCCAGAGTCTGCTTTTTCTCTTCCAGGATCATTTCGGAAAATGAAGAGCTCGCTTTCAGTTACGGGGACACTACAGTAAACTCTACAGGCTCTCAATGCTTTTGCAGTAGTGCTTGTTGTTCTGGGATCCTTCCAGCAGAGCACACATGA
- the LOC107012706 gene encoding nucleotide pyrophosphatase/phosphodiesterase-like isoform X2, with amino-acid sequence MASSFSNYFKFLLSILFFIIFFTCHSFSSSNYSLSNIVINSTSEFINHTAISEFRILNRRILTQCPDPNPYLSITTASNSTLSDESFVTVHISGVLVPSKGDWVGMISPSYSDTSSCPLNALQYQQTGDLSELPLLCHYPVKMRVTWVSGDKTPQQLQYGYGKSQTSQVSTFTQKDMCSSILKSPAKDFGWHDPGFIHSAVMTGLNPSTTNSYTYGSDSSGWSERITFKTPPAGGTNEVRFLAYGDMGKAPRDPSAEHYIQPGSLSVVKAMVDEVSSGNVDSIFHIGDISYATGFLVEWDYFLHLITPIASRISYMTAIGNHERDYIGTGSVYGTPDSGGECGVPYETYFQMPTQAKDKPWYSIEQGSVHFTVISTEHDWSQNSEQYEWMKNDMASVDRTRTPWLIFTGHRPMYSSVTGGILQNVDDDFVEAVEPLLLANKVDLALFGHVHNYERTCAVYQKECKAMPTKDASGIDTYDNSNYSAPVHAVIGMAGFNLDQFPSQADEWSLVRKVEFGYVRVHATRNSLTVEYVNANTRKLEDNFKIIKS; translated from the exons ATGGCTTCTTCTTTCtccaattatttcaaatttttattatcaattttatttttcataattttcttcacttgtcattctttttcttcttcaaattattCTTTATCAAATATAGTTATAAATTCAACTTCTGAATTTATTAACCATACTGCTATATCCGAATTTCGAATATTGAATCGAAGAATTTTAACCCAATGCCCCGACCCAAACCCGTATTTGAGTATAACTACAGCCTCAAATTCAACCCTTTCTGATGAATCTTTTGTTACTGTTCATATTTCTGGAGTTTTGGTTCCTTCAAAAGGAGATTGGGTTGGCATGATCTCGCCTTCGTATTCTGA CACCTCAAGTTGCCCTTTAAATGCCTTGCAATATCAACAGACTGGTGATCTCTCTGAACTTCCACTCCTTTGCCATTATCCAGTCAAG ATGAGAGTAACATGGGTTAGTGGAGATAAAACACCTCAACAACTACAATATGGATATGGAAAATCTCAAACATCACAAGTTTCTACCTTTACCCAAAAGGACATGTGCA GTTCTATATTAAAAAGTCCAGCTAAGGACTTTGGATGGCATGATCCTGGCTTCATTCATTCAGCAGTAATGACTGGCCTTAATCCATCAACCACAAACTCCTATACATATGGAAG TGATTCAAGTGGTTGGAGTGAAAGAATTACCTTCAAAACACCACCAGCTGGTGGAACAAATGAGGTTAGATTTTTGGCATATGGTGATATGGGAAAAGCTCCTAGAGATCCTTCTGCAGAACATTATATTCAG CCAGGATCATTATCAGTGGTGAAAGCTATGGTTGATGAAGTATCATCTGGAAATGTTGATTCTATATTCCACATTGGTGATATAAGTTATGCTACTGGATTTCTAGTAGAATGGGATTATTTTCTACATCTAATCACTCCAATTGCCTCACGTATTTCATACATGACCGCTATCGGAAATCATGAAAG GGATTATATAGGTACAGGATCAGTATATGGAACACCAGATTCAGGTGGAGAATGTGGTGTACCTTATGAAACTTATTTTCAAATGCCAACACAAGCTAAAGACAAACCATGGTACTCTATTGAACAAGGAAGTGTTCACTTCACTGTTATTTCAACTGAACATGATTGGTCCCAAAATTCAGAgcag TATGAATGGATGAAGAATGACATGGCTTCAGTTGATCGAACAAGAACACCTTGGTTAATTTTTACGGG GCATCGACCTATGTATTCTTCTGTCACTGGTGGAATCCTTCaaaatgttgatgatgattttGTCGAAGCTGTTGAGCCATTACTATTGGCAAACAAG GTTGATCTAGCATTATTTGGACATGTTCACAATTATGAGAGGACTTGTGCAGTATATCAAAAGGAATGTAAAGCAATGCCTACTAAAGATGCAAGTGGTATTGATACTTATGATAATTCCAATTATAGTGCACCTGTTCATGCTGTTATTGGAATGGCTGGGTTTAACTTGGACCAATTCCCTTCtcag GCTGATGAATGGAGTTTAGTAAGAAAAGTTGAATTTGGATATGTGAGAGTTCATGCAACAAGAAATTCATTGACTGTTGAG tATGTGAATGCAAATACAAGAAAGTTGGAAGAcaattttaaaatcatcaaaagcTGA
- the LOC107012706 gene encoding nucleotide pyrophosphatase/phosphodiesterase-like isoform X1 has product MASSFSNYFKFLLSILFFIIFFTCHSFSSSNYSLSNIVINSTSEFINHTAISEFRILNRRILTQCPDPNPYLSITTASNSTLSDESFVTVHISGVLVPSKGDWVGMISPSYSDTSSCPLNALQYQQTGDLSELPLLCHYPVKAQYLSKDPGYLNCKKKECKKHVKGICEVRTCSASLSFHVVNFRTDIEFVLFAGGFATPCILKRSNNNLTFTNPKQPLYGHLSSIDSTATSMRVTWVSGDKTPQQLQYGYGKSQTSQVSTFTQKDMCSSILKSPAKDFGWHDPGFIHSAVMTGLNPSTTNSYTYGSDSSGWSERITFKTPPAGGTNEVRFLAYGDMGKAPRDPSAEHYIQPGSLSVVKAMVDEVSSGNVDSIFHIGDISYATGFLVEWDYFLHLITPIASRISYMTAIGNHERDYIGTGSVYGTPDSGGECGVPYETYFQMPTQAKDKPWYSIEQGSVHFTVISTEHDWSQNSEQYEWMKNDMASVDRTRTPWLIFTGHRPMYSSVTGGILQNVDDDFVEAVEPLLLANKVDLALFGHVHNYERTCAVYQKECKAMPTKDASGIDTYDNSNYSAPVHAVIGMAGFNLDQFPSQADEWSLVRKVEFGYVRVHATRNSLTVEYVNANTRKLEDNFKIIKS; this is encoded by the exons ATGGCTTCTTCTTTCtccaattatttcaaatttttattatcaattttatttttcataattttcttcacttgtcattctttttcttcttcaaattattCTTTATCAAATATAGTTATAAATTCAACTTCTGAATTTATTAACCATACTGCTATATCCGAATTTCGAATATTGAATCGAAGAATTTTAACCCAATGCCCCGACCCAAACCCGTATTTGAGTATAACTACAGCCTCAAATTCAACCCTTTCTGATGAATCTTTTGTTACTGTTCATATTTCTGGAGTTTTGGTTCCTTCAAAAGGAGATTGGGTTGGCATGATCTCGCCTTCGTATTCTGA CACCTCAAGTTGCCCTTTAAATGCCTTGCAATATCAACAGACTGGTGATCTCTCTGAACTTCCACTCCTTTGCCATTATCCAGTCAAG GCACAATATTTGAGCAAAGATCCAGGCTATCTAAATTGCAAGAAGAAAGAATGCAAGAAACATGTAAAGGGAATTTGTGAAGTGAGAACATGTAGTGCTTCACTCTCATTTCATGTTGTTAATTTTAGGACAGATATTGAGTTTGTGTTATTTGCTGGTGGATTTGCAACTCCTTGTATCCTCAAAAGATCAAACAACAATTTAACCTTCACTAATCCTAAACAACCTTTATATGGACATCTCTCTAGCATTGACTCCACAGCAACATCT ATGAGAGTAACATGGGTTAGTGGAGATAAAACACCTCAACAACTACAATATGGATATGGAAAATCTCAAACATCACAAGTTTCTACCTTTACCCAAAAGGACATGTGCA GTTCTATATTAAAAAGTCCAGCTAAGGACTTTGGATGGCATGATCCTGGCTTCATTCATTCAGCAGTAATGACTGGCCTTAATCCATCAACCACAAACTCCTATACATATGGAAG TGATTCAAGTGGTTGGAGTGAAAGAATTACCTTCAAAACACCACCAGCTGGTGGAACAAATGAGGTTAGATTTTTGGCATATGGTGATATGGGAAAAGCTCCTAGAGATCCTTCTGCAGAACATTATATTCAG CCAGGATCATTATCAGTGGTGAAAGCTATGGTTGATGAAGTATCATCTGGAAATGTTGATTCTATATTCCACATTGGTGATATAAGTTATGCTACTGGATTTCTAGTAGAATGGGATTATTTTCTACATCTAATCACTCCAATTGCCTCACGTATTTCATACATGACCGCTATCGGAAATCATGAAAG GGATTATATAGGTACAGGATCAGTATATGGAACACCAGATTCAGGTGGAGAATGTGGTGTACCTTATGAAACTTATTTTCAAATGCCAACACAAGCTAAAGACAAACCATGGTACTCTATTGAACAAGGAAGTGTTCACTTCACTGTTATTTCAACTGAACATGATTGGTCCCAAAATTCAGAgcag TATGAATGGATGAAGAATGACATGGCTTCAGTTGATCGAACAAGAACACCTTGGTTAATTTTTACGGG GCATCGACCTATGTATTCTTCTGTCACTGGTGGAATCCTTCaaaatgttgatgatgattttGTCGAAGCTGTTGAGCCATTACTATTGGCAAACAAG GTTGATCTAGCATTATTTGGACATGTTCACAATTATGAGAGGACTTGTGCAGTATATCAAAAGGAATGTAAAGCAATGCCTACTAAAGATGCAAGTGGTATTGATACTTATGATAATTCCAATTATAGTGCACCTGTTCATGCTGTTATTGGAATGGCTGGGTTTAACTTGGACCAATTCCCTTCtcag GCTGATGAATGGAGTTTAGTAAGAAAAGTTGAATTTGGATATGTGAGAGTTCATGCAACAAGAAATTCATTGACTGTTGAG tATGTGAATGCAAATACAAGAAAGTTGGAAGAcaattttaaaatcatcaaaagcTGA